The Arachis hypogaea cultivar Tifrunner chromosome 14, arahy.Tifrunner.gnm2.J5K5, whole genome shotgun sequence genome has a segment encoding these proteins:
- the LOC112742095 gene encoding oleoyl-acyl carrier protein thioesterase 1, chloroplastic: MLKVSCNGSDRVQFMAQCGFAGQPASVLVRRRSVSAVGFGYPMNRVLSVRAIVSDRDGAVVNRVGAEAGTLADRLRLGSLTEDGLSYKEKFIVRSYEVGINKTATVETIANLLQEVGCNHAQSVGYSTDGFATTPTMRKLGLIWVTARMHIEVYKYPAWSDVVEIETWCQGEGRVGIRRDFILKDYATDQVIGRATSKWLMMNQETRRLQKVSDDVREEVLIYCPREPRLAIPEEDSNCLKKIPKLEDPGQYSRLRLMPRRADLDMNQHVNNVTYIGWVLESMPQEIIDSHELHSITLDYRRECQRDDIVDSLTSIEGDGVLLEVNGTNGSSVAWEHGHAYQQFLHLLKLSTDEGLEINRGRTAWRKKASRL; this comes from the exons ATGTTGAAGGTTTCATGCAACGGCTCAGACCGGGTTCAATTCATGGCCCAATGCGGGTTCGCGGGTCAGCCCGCTTCCGTTCTCGTTCGTCGGAGGAGTGTATCCGCCGTCGGATTCGGCTATCCGATGAACAGGGTATTGTCGGTTCGCGCAATCGTGTCGGACCGGGACGGGGCGGTGGTGAACCGGGTCGGAGCGGAGGCGGGGACGTTGGCGGACCGGCTGCGGCTTGGGAGCTTGACAGAGGATGGACTGTCTTACAAGGAGAAGTTCATTGTGAGGAGCTATGAAGTTGGAATCAATAAGACTGCCACCGTTGAAACCATTGCTAATCTCTTGCAG GAGGTTGGATGTAATCATGCTCAAAGTGTTGGATATTCTACTGATGGTTTCGCAACAACTCCCACCATGAGAAAATTAGGCCTCATATGGGTCACTGCTCGGATGCATATTGAAGTCTACAAATACCCTGCTTG GAGTGATGTAGTTGAGATAGAGACATGGTGTCAAGGGGAAGGGAGGGTTGGAATCAGACGCGATTTTATACTAAAAGACTATGCGACCGATCAAGTCATCGGAAGAGCTACAAG CAAGTGGTTGATGATGAATCAGGAGACTAGAAGACTACAAAAGGTGTCTGACGATGTTCGAGAGGAAGTTTTAATTTACTGTCCTCGGGAGCCCAG GTTAGCAATTCCTGAGGAGGACAGCAATTGCTTGAAAAAAATTCCAAAGTTGGAAGATCCTGGTCAATATTCCAGGCTTAGACTCATG CCTAGAAGAGCAGATCTAGACATGAATCAGCATGTTAACAATGTCACTTATATTGGTTGGGTTCTTGAG AGCATGCCTCAAGAAATCATTGATAGCCATGAACTGCACAGTATCACCTTGGATTACAGACGAGAGTGCCAACGAGACGACATAGTTGATTCCCTCACCAGCATCGAGGGCGACGGGGTGCTTCTGGAAGTCAATGGCACCAACGGATCCTCCGTAGCATGGGAGCACGGTCATGCCTATCAACAGTTTCTACATCTGCTTAAATTGTCCACCGACGAAGGACTCGAGATAAACCGAGGACGAACAGCATGGAGAAAGAAAGCTTCAAGATTATGA